TCCCAACTCCAAATTATTTCTACTGTCAGAGGACTGCTACTTTGGAATAACAAgctaactcttaaaaaaaaaaaaaatcaaatatcagCCATTGACATCTTAGTATAGCTGAGGTGAACCAGCTAGCCCAGATCCAgagtcttgtttttttaaaagatacaagcACCTCAATGTGCAAAGcagcactgttttgtttttttttttccttttttgaagattttttggaTGTAGACCATTTTCACAGTCTTCGTTGAAATTGTTAGAATATTGCTTCATTTGTTTATGTTCTTGTTTTCTGGCCATGAGGCACatgggaatcttagctccctaatcagggattgaacccgcacccctgcattggaaggcaatgtcctaaccactggaccaccagggaagttcccaagaTCCAGATTCTTAGGGGACAGTCATTTTGATGGCAGTGAGGTAGGAAGAGAGGAAACTTGGAACAGGGTGCAATCAGTTGAGTCCGGGGCTGCGAGAGGGCTCTGGGCAGCTGGGCAAAGGCTGTGTGTCTCTGCAGGTGACGACTCCATCAGCACCTTGGGCCTGATCCTCTGCGTGGGGCTGTCGCTGCTGCTCGTGTCCATCCTGGGCTACAGCCTGGCCAAGTGGTACCAGCGCGGGTACTGCTGGGAGGGTGAGTGAGTGCCGGACCTTGGCTGACCCAGCTCAACCCAGCCCCTCCTCTTCCATGGTATTTGGCCAGGCCAGATGGGGCAGCAAACTCTTTAGAATGGTGTCATGCAAAAATATTTCCTGTGGTGGCTGCAATGGTCCAAGACTTGGGTGGGGTGGCTGAGCCCTTGAGGTGACGGGGGTAGGGTTCTGGGGCCTTTATTGAATGGGGGGCTCTTCCCACACCCAGCAAGCAGTCAGCTTCCTCCTCCCTCAGAACTCACA
This genomic window from Bubalus bubalis isolate 160015118507 breed Murrah chromosome 16, NDDB_SH_1, whole genome shotgun sequence contains:
- the SMIM35 gene encoding small integral membrane protein 35; this translates as MAQVSDGDGSARRTRKSTPALEGNVLTTGPPGKFPRSRFLGDSHFDGSEVGREETWNRVQSVESGAARGLWAAGQRLCVSAGDDSISTLGLILCVGLSLLLVSILGYSLAKWYQRGYCWEGPNFVFNLYQIRNLKDLEMGPPFTISGHISSSDGGYMKFSDRLV